From a single Nostoc edaphicum CCNP1411 genomic region:
- a CDS encoding metallophosphoesterase: MHWLFTGHLRVDKITVKIAQLPASLQGTTLVQLSDFHYDGLRLSEDMLEEAIAVTNEAEPDLILLTGDYVTDDPMPIHQLVLRLKHLQSRCGIYAVLGNHDIYYSHSKAEVTQALTSIGVHVLWNEIAYPLGKELPLVGLADYWSREFYPAPIMNQLDSVIPRIVLSHNPDTAKILQQWRVDLQLSGHTHGGHIVIPGIGPLVLYYKKLLKQIPKKLRRWVTFFLGDCSKVVRYWEWAQGFHKVEENQLYVNRGLGTYKPGRLFCPPEVTVITLISH; encoded by the coding sequence ATGCATTGGTTGTTTACGGGACATTTAAGAGTAGATAAAATAACGGTTAAGATTGCACAACTTCCTGCATCTTTACAAGGTACAACGCTAGTGCAGTTGTCAGATTTTCACTACGATGGTTTGCGGCTATCGGAAGATATGCTTGAAGAAGCGATCGCAGTTACTAACGAAGCTGAACCAGATTTAATTCTATTAACTGGTGATTACGTAACTGATGACCCCATGCCAATTCACCAACTGGTGCTTCGATTAAAACATTTGCAGAGTCGCTGTGGTATTTACGCCGTACTTGGCAACCACGATATCTATTACAGCCACTCCAAAGCAGAAGTTACACAGGCTTTAACTAGCATTGGGGTGCATGTGCTTTGGAATGAAATCGCCTATCCACTAGGAAAAGAATTACCACTTGTGGGACTAGCTGATTATTGGTCACGGGAATTTTACCCCGCACCAATCATGAATCAACTAGATTCTGTTATACCCCGTATTGTTTTATCCCATAACCCAGATACAGCCAAGATATTGCAACAATGGCGCGTAGATTTGCAACTATCTGGTCATACTCACGGTGGTCACATCGTAATTCCGGGCATTGGCCCCCTAGTACTCTATTACAAAAAGCTACTCAAACAAATTCCCAAAAAATTGCGGCGTTGGGTAACATTTTTCCTGGGAGACTGCTCGAAAGTAGTGCGATATTGGGAGTGGGCACAAGGGTTTCACAAGGTAGAAGAAAATCAACTATATGTCAATCGTGGTTTAGGAACTTATAAACCAGGACGTTTATTTTGTCCGCCAGAAGTAACTGTAATTACCTTAATTAGTCATTAA
- a CDS encoding metallophosphoesterase codes for MHWLLSGPLSTEELTVNIGGLPTSLQGKKLVQLSDFHYDGLRLSEDMLEKAIAVTNEAEPDLILLTGDYVTDDPTPIHQLVLRLKHLQSRSGIYAVLGNHDIHYKHAKTEVTQALTSIGIHVLWNEIAYPLGKELPLVGLADSWSQEFHPAPVMNQLNPDTPCIVLSHNPDTAEILQAWRVDLQLSGHTHGGQIVIPGIGPVALFYEKLVEKIPKKVRRRFPFLEVNVSVVSHWEWAQGFHQLGKNQLYVNRGLGTYLPGRLFCRPEVTIITLQGE; via the coding sequence ATGCACTGGTTGTTATCTGGGCCGTTGAGTACGGAAGAATTGACGGTTAACATTGGAGGGTTACCTACATCGTTACAAGGTAAGAAGTTGGTGCAGTTGTCAGATTTTCACTACGATGGTTTGCGGCTGTCGGAAGATATGCTAGAAAAAGCGATCGCAGTTACTAACGAAGCTGAACCAGACTTGATTCTATTAACTGGTGACTACGTAACTGACGATCCGACGCCGATTCACCAACTGGTACTTCGACTCAAACATCTGCAAAGTCGCAGTGGTATCTATGCTGTTCTTGGCAATCATGATATACATTACAAACACGCAAAAACAGAAGTTACACAGGCGTTAACTAGCATTGGAATTCACGTCCTTTGGAATGAAATTGCCTATCCACTAGGAAAAGAATTGCCACTCGTTGGACTTGCGGATAGTTGGTCACAGGAATTTCACCCCGCACCAGTTATGAACCAGCTAAACCCCGACACACCCTGCATCGTTTTATCGCACAACCCCGATACTGCGGAGATATTACAAGCATGGCGAGTCGATTTACAATTATCCGGTCATACTCACGGTGGTCAAATCGTGATTCCCGGAATTGGCCCTGTGGCGTTGTTTTACGAAAAACTTGTAGAAAAAATACCCAAAAAAGTGCGGCGTCGATTCCCATTTTTGGAAGTAAATGTTTCTGTAGTCAGCCATTGGGAATGGGCACAGGGTTTTCATCAGCTAGGAAAAAATCAGTTATATGTCAATCGTGGTTTGGGAACTTACCTCCCAGGACGCTTATTTTGCCGCCCAGAAGTTACTATAATCACCCTACAAGGTGAGTAA
- a CDS encoding HNH endonuclease family protein: MINVKSKPRESILKEFLNDIKPIHDPQQLIDKILIPFGEAFYEINNQAYHSDILAEKVNQFFRWLQLIDNSDWIPPAIFYLARNYSNPELLVRFFTDLDRLASGLMIQRANINERIERYSKLLYAIEIGEDLYASHSPLQLKMEEKQYILKILNDDLYLMKKIRLYVLIRLDTALSEGKASYHFHNITIEHVLPQNPISNSVWENWFVTQEERDQYVNRIGNLVLLSSYKNSQAQNYDFELKKQKYFTTKTGVSNFALTTQVLMEKEWTPEVINKRQEQLIDRLKQIWRLQ; encoded by the coding sequence ATGATTAACGTCAAATCCAAGCCCCGTGAAAGTATACTTAAGGAATTCTTAAATGATATTAAACCAATCCATGATCCTCAGCAGTTAATTGATAAAATACTAATTCCTTTCGGTGAGGCTTTTTATGAAATTAATAATCAAGCTTATCACAGTGATATTTTAGCTGAAAAAGTAAACCAATTTTTTAGATGGTTACAGCTTATTGATAATTCTGACTGGATACCTCCAGCTATTTTTTACCTTGCTCGTAATTACAGCAACCCTGAATTGTTAGTGAGGTTTTTCACAGATTTAGATCGCCTCGCTTCAGGCTTAATGATTCAACGGGCTAATATTAATGAACGCATAGAACGTTACAGCAAGTTGTTGTATGCTATCGAGATTGGAGAAGATTTGTACGCATCTCATTCACCGCTGCAATTGAAAATGGAAGAAAAGCAATATATTCTCAAAATACTAAATGATGACCTTTATTTAATGAAGAAAATTCGACTTTATGTTTTAATTCGTTTAGATACTGCATTGTCGGAAGGAAAAGCTTCGTATCACTTCCATAACATTACTATTGAGCATGTGCTTCCGCAAAATCCCATTTCTAATAGTGTGTGGGAAAATTGGTTTGTCACTCAGGAAGAACGTGATCAATATGTTAATCGTATAGGAAATTTAGTTTTGCTCTCTTCCTATAAAAATAGTCAAGCCCAGAACTATGATTTTGAACTGAAAAAGCAGAAGTATTTCACGACGAAAACAGGTGTTTCAAATTTTGCGCTAACTACACAAGTGCTGATGGAAAAGGAATGGACACCTGAAGTTATCAATAAACGGCAAGAACAACTAATTGATCGACTGAAACAAATTTGGCGTTTACAGTAG
- a CDS encoding DUF262 domain-containing protein has product MSAVKIQATDYPISKVFSNDFVFTIPLYQRPYAWTTEQAGELLEDLITALGDSDDKIDEINPYFLGNIVLIKGDKRDAQVVDGQQRLTTLTILLAALRTCVSKEHIHILTRYLYEKDDFDPDDNVYRLNLRERDAQFFKEYIQDEGGIEKLKNLHSAKLSDSHKNIKENTLLFVKRLQLFTNNQLLRLTQFIIKRCFLVIVSTPDIDSAYRIFSVINNRGMDLSHADILKAEIIGKIPLEHQDKYTTKWEELEEKLGRDIFKSQKC; this is encoded by the coding sequence ATGAGCGCGGTTAAAATTCAAGCTACTGATTATCCTATCTCTAAAGTATTTAGCAATGATTTTGTCTTCACCATTCCTCTATATCAGCGTCCCTATGCGTGGACAACCGAACAAGCTGGAGAACTGCTTGAAGATTTAATTACTGCTTTAGGAGACAGTGACGATAAAATTGATGAGATAAATCCATATTTCTTAGGAAATATTGTACTCATAAAAGGAGATAAACGAGATGCCCAAGTTGTGGATGGTCAACAGCGTTTGACTACACTTACTATACTGCTAGCTGCTTTACGGACATGCGTTTCTAAAGAACACATACATATATTAACAAGATATCTTTACGAAAAAGATGATTTTGATCCTGATGATAACGTTTACCGTTTGAATTTGCGTGAGCGAGATGCACAGTTTTTTAAAGAATATATTCAGGATGAAGGTGGAATTGAGAAACTTAAAAACTTACATAGTGCCAAACTATCAGATAGTCATAAAAACATAAAAGAAAATACATTATTATTTGTAAAGCGCTTACAGCTATTTACTAATAATCAGCTTCTACGCCTAACTCAATTCATAATTAAACGATGTTTTTTAGTAATAGTTTCTACTCCAGATATTGACTCTGCATATCGAATATTTTCTGTAATTAATAATCGAGGAATGGATTTGTCTCATGCTGATATATTGAAAGCTGAAATTATCGGTAAGATTCCTCTTGAACACCAGGATAAATATACTACAAAATGGGAAGAGCTAGAAGAGAAACTGGGACGTGATATATTCAAAAGCCAGAAATGTTGA
- a CDS encoding GlsB/YeaQ/YmgE family stress response membrane protein, whose protein sequence is MNILAWIVLGLIAGAIAKAIYPGHQGGGILGTIVLGIIGAFVGGSLGVFFSTGTLALAAPSLSIPGIAVAVLGAIVAVFLWNLLTNRSAV, encoded by the coding sequence ATGAATATTCTTGCTTGGATTGTTTTAGGTCTAATTGCTGGTGCGATCGCAAAAGCTATATATCCTGGTCATCAAGGCGGTGGAATTCTAGGAACAATTGTGTTAGGAATCATCGGTGCTTTTGTTGGCGGTAGTTTAGGTGTATTCTTCAGTACGGGAACCTTAGCTCTTGCAGCTCCTAGTCTTAGCATTCCAGGCATTGCGGTAGCAGTTCTTGGTGCAATTGTCGCAGTTTTCTTGTGGAATTTACTAACCAACCGCAGTGCTGTATAA
- a CDS encoding trifunctional serine/threonine-protein kinase/ATP-binding protein/sensor histidine kinase translates to MVSIPGYHVSEELYNGSRTLVYRANRETDQKSVVIKLMKTAYPSFSELVQFRNQFTIAKNLNLPGIIQTYSLEPYHNGYALVMEDFGGISLKEWGVRGRVESLMEFLRIAIALCNALDILIRHRIIHKDIKPANVLINPETKEVKLIDFSIASLLPRETQILMSPNVLEGTLGYVSPEQTGRMNRGIDYRTDFYSLGVTFYELLSGELPFQSQDPMELVHCHIAKLPPVLGERGEGTGNRKEIPQVLSDIVMKLMAKNAEDRYQSAFGLKYDLENCLAQLKETGKIASFPIAQRDVCDRFIIPEKLYGREHEVETLLKAFDRVTNNQTELMLVAGFSGIGKTAIVNEVHKPIVRQRGYFIKGKFDQFNRNIPFFAFVQAFRDLMRQLLSESDAHLSTWKNKILQALGENGQVILEVIPELEQIIGQQPSATQLSSSAAQNRFNLLLQRFVKVFTTKEHPLVIFLDDMQWADSASMKLIQLLMNESKEGYLLLIGAYRDNEVSAAHPLMLTLDEIAKANATINKVTLATLSEASLNQLVADTLKCSLQNTQSLTQLVYQKTKGNPFFSTQFFKALHEDQLIKFDLETGSWQCDIAQLKALALTDDVVDFMVLQLRKLPASTQNILKLAACIGNQFDLATLAIVSENSETETATSLWKALQEGLILPQSEVYKFYVGRETQDLVHSSLTVNYKFLHDRVQQAAYALIPEDKKQSIHLQIGQLLLSKIPIKKQEERIFEIVNQLNIGVKLITRQSDRDKLAQLNLLAGQKAKLSTAYTNTIEYINCGIQLLRTDSWQQQYSLTLALYEEAASAAYLMGQFDQVEEFVKQVQHHAKTLLDRVKSIEIQIQSYLAQSRFDDSIRTAIALLNLLGVKLSHQANQTQNLLSLAKTKLRFLGKSPLSLIDLADMTGDKQLAAIRILASTNSTAYIARPDLLPQIILSEVNLSMQYGNAAASAFGYAWYGLIECGILGNIETGYEFGQLALQVLEKFHSKELKARTFFIVQTFINHWHQPLKDTIAPLTEAYQVGLETGDIEYAAWSSYSCSFHGYLMGQELAELEKQMGDYAEVYSHFKQEKPQTYINSFRQAILNLLGQSTNPNYLSGDVYDAQTIRPLQQQAGDRTGLSFSYANELILCYLFENYTGASEAAIHAMTYLDGVTSAAVVPIVYFYEALTQLILYQTATTAQKKQILKKVTSHQKKLKKWAHHAPMNHQHKFYLVEAERHRILQQKNKAMELYDRAITLAKENGYIQEEGLSNELAAKLYLEWGKEKIAQTYMQEAYYCYARWGAKAKTEDLEKRYPQLLLPILQEQLNPLQLRSTIDTSSFPHQTIHTNLSSSSISEALDLATIFKASQALSSQIQLEQLLTIFLQVIMENAGAQKAALLVLQQDNLIVEAVATINEGVTLLSVPLSISEGIPITLVNFVKHSLKTVVLDDATAETDFIADPYFIRQQPKSVLCTPILNQGKIIGLLYLENPLTIGAFTSDRTEVIQLLCSQAAISLENARLYQESQNYAYQLERSLQELEHTQLQMVQNEKMATLGNLVAGVAHEINNPIGFLEGSLHNAEEYTQDLLAHIQLFKQYHPSPAIAVIEHGEKIDLEFLIEDLPKLVSSMKVASERIKDISTSLRTFSRADTAEKVACNLHEGIESTLLILKYRLKANEKRPAIEVITEYGKLPPVKCFLGQLNQVFMNILANAIDALDTSYEGLSFTQAQANHQQILIHTEVSSDEGTVTIRIKDNGQGMPEEIRARIFDHLFTTKEVGKGTGLGLAIARQIVEETHNGRLSCNSMLGEGTEFVIEIPVS, encoded by the coding sequence ATGGTCAGCATTCCCGGATATCACGTTAGCGAAGAACTCTACAATGGTTCTAGAACCTTAGTTTATCGCGCTAATCGAGAAACTGACCAAAAATCTGTGGTGATTAAGCTGATGAAAACTGCTTATCCCAGTTTCAGCGAATTGGTACAGTTTCGCAATCAGTTCACCATTGCTAAAAATTTGAATCTACCTGGAATCATCCAAACCTATAGCCTGGAACCCTATCACAATGGCTATGCGCTAGTGATGGAAGACTTTGGGGGAATTTCCTTGAAGGAATGGGGAGTGAGGGGAAGGGTAGAATCTCTGATGGAGTTTTTACGAATTGCGATCGCTCTGTGTAATGCATTAGATATTCTAATTCGTCATCGGATCATTCACAAAGATATTAAACCCGCCAATGTTTTAATTAATCCAGAAACTAAAGAAGTTAAGTTAATTGACTTTAGTATTGCATCTCTGCTGCCACGGGAAACTCAAATCCTGATGAGTCCTAATGTGCTAGAAGGGACACTCGGCTATGTGTCTCCAGAGCAAACTGGAAGGATGAATCGGGGGATTGACTACCGGACTGATTTTTATTCTTTGGGTGTAACTTTTTACGAGTTACTATCAGGGGAATTACCATTTCAATCGCAAGATCCGATGGAATTGGTACATTGTCATATTGCCAAGCTTCCACCAGTTTTAGGGGAGAGGGGAGAGGGGACAGGGAATAGGAAAGAGATTCCGCAAGTGTTGTCAGACATTGTGATGAAACTGATGGCTAAAAATGCCGAAGACCGATATCAGAGTGCATTTGGGCTGAAATATGATTTAGAAAATTGTTTGGCTCAACTCAAGGAGACGGGGAAAATTGCAAGTTTCCCAATTGCTCAACGTGATGTGTGCGATCGCTTTATTATCCCAGAAAAACTCTATGGTCGTGAGCATGAAGTTGAAACTCTGCTAAAAGCCTTTGACCGTGTTACCAACAACCAAACTGAACTAATGCTGGTGGCTGGTTTTTCTGGTATTGGTAAAACTGCAATTGTTAATGAGGTTCACAAACCCATTGTCCGGCAAAGAGGCTACTTCATTAAAGGCAAATTTGACCAATTTAATCGTAATATCCCCTTCTTTGCTTTTGTCCAGGCGTTTCGAGACTTAATGAGGCAATTGCTGAGTGAAAGTGATGCCCATTTGTCAACTTGGAAAAATAAGATTTTACAAGCACTGGGTGAAAATGGGCAAGTCATTCTTGAGGTAATTCCAGAACTAGAACAAATTATTGGTCAACAACCATCTGCAACGCAACTGTCATCAAGTGCAGCACAGAATCGGTTTAATTTGTTATTACAAAGGTTTGTTAAAGTATTCACTACCAAAGAACATCCCCTAGTCATTTTTTTAGATGATATGCAGTGGGCAGATTCAGCATCAATGAAGTTGATCCAGTTACTAATGAATGAGTCCAAGGAAGGATATTTGTTATTAATTGGAGCTTATCGAGATAATGAAGTGTCTGCTGCTCATCCATTAATGTTGACATTAGATGAGATTGCTAAAGCTAATGCTACTATTAACAAAGTTACATTAGCTACTCTGAGTGAAGCAAGTTTAAATCAACTGGTTGCTGATACCCTAAAATGTTCACTACAAAACACACAATCTTTAACACAGCTGGTATATCAAAAAACCAAGGGCAATCCATTTTTTAGTACACAGTTTTTCAAAGCTTTGCATGAAGACCAGCTAATTAAATTTGATTTAGAAACCGGAAGTTGGCAATGTGATATTGCTCAGTTAAAGGCGTTAGCTCTGACAGACGACGTGGTTGATTTTATGGTATTACAGTTGCGAAAATTGCCAGCATCAACACAGAATATTTTGAAATTAGCGGCTTGTATTGGTAATCAATTTGACTTAGCAACATTGGCGATTGTTTCTGAAAATTCCGAGACTGAAACCGCAACATCCCTCTGGAAAGCACTACAAGAGGGATTAATTCTGCCACAAAGTGAAGTTTACAAATTTTATGTCGGGCGAGAAACACAGGATTTAGTACACAGTTCGCTAACTGTAAACTATAAATTTTTACACGATCGCGTTCAACAAGCAGCTTATGCATTAATTCCAGAGGATAAAAAACAATCCATCCATCTGCAAATTGGTCAACTGCTATTAAGCAAAATACCTATTAAAAAGCAGGAAGAGAGAATTTTTGAGATTGTTAATCAGTTGAATATTGGTGTAAAGCTAATCACTAGACAGTCTGACAGAGATAAATTAGCACAGTTAAATTTGCTAGCTGGTCAAAAAGCCAAACTATCCACGGCTTATACTAATACGATCGAATATATTAATTGTGGTATTCAGCTATTGAGAACAGATAGCTGGCAACAACAGTATTCACTCACATTAGCATTATATGAAGAAGCTGCTTCAGCAGCCTATCTCATGGGTCAATTTGACCAGGTAGAAGAGTTTGTTAAGCAAGTGCAACACCATGCTAAAACTTTACTAGATCGGGTTAAATCGATTGAGATTCAAATCCAATCTTATTTAGCTCAGAGTCGTTTTGATGATTCAATTCGGACTGCGATCGCACTGCTAAATCTCTTAGGCGTAAAACTATCTCATCAAGCGAATCAAACGCAAAATTTATTAAGTTTAGCTAAAACCAAATTAAGATTTTTAGGTAAATCTCCTTTAAGTTTAATTGATTTAGCTGACATGACGGGGGACAAACAACTGGCAGCAATCCGAATTCTAGCTAGTACGAATTCAACGGCTTATATTGCTCGTCCAGATTTATTGCCACAAATAATTTTGAGCGAAGTCAATTTATCGATGCAGTACGGCAATGCTGCTGCATCTGCATTTGGCTATGCCTGGTATGGATTAATTGAGTGTGGCATTCTGGGAAATATTGAGACAGGTTATGAATTTGGTCAATTAGCATTGCAAGTCCTCGAAAAATTTCATAGTAAAGAATTAAAAGCTAGAACCTTCTTCATTGTTCAAACATTTATTAATCACTGGCATCAACCCCTTAAAGACACAATCGCACCGTTAACTGAAGCCTATCAAGTAGGTTTAGAAACAGGAGATATTGAATATGCAGCTTGGTCTAGCTATAGCTGTAGTTTTCATGGATACTTGATGGGGCAGGAATTGGCTGAGTTAGAAAAACAGATGGGTGACTATGCTGAAGTCTACAGCCATTTTAAACAAGAAAAACCTCAGACATATATTAATTCATTTCGTCAAGCCATCTTGAATTTGTTGGGACAGTCTACTAATCCTAATTACTTATCAGGTGATGTTTATGATGCACAAACTATTCGCCCTTTACAACAGCAAGCAGGCGATCGCACTGGATTGAGTTTTAGCTATGCCAATGAACTCATACTTTGCTACCTGTTTGAAAATTATACCGGAGCATCTGAAGCCGCAATTCATGCAATGACCTATTTAGATGGGGTAACATCGGCGGCAGTTGTACCAATAGTTTATTTTTATGAGGCGCTAACCCAATTAATTCTCTATCAAACAGCAACAACTGCCCAGAAAAAACAGATTCTTAAGAAAGTAACATCCCATCAAAAAAAGTTGAAAAAATGGGCGCATCATGCCCCAATGAATCATCAACACAAGTTTTACTTAGTTGAAGCAGAACGGCATCGGATTTTGCAACAAAAAAACAAAGCAATGGAACTGTACGATCGCGCCATAACTCTTGCTAAAGAAAACGGATATATCCAAGAAGAAGGCTTGAGCAATGAGTTGGCTGCCAAGTTATACCTCGAATGGGGCAAAGAAAAAATCGCCCAAACTTACATGCAAGAAGCTTATTACTGCTACGCCCGTTGGGGTGCTAAAGCCAAAACTGAGGACTTAGAAAAACGCTATCCCCAACTCCTGCTTCCCATTTTACAAGAGCAGCTTAATCCCTTGCAACTGAGATCAACCATCGATACATCATCATTCCCACATCAAACCATTCACACAAATCTTTCTAGTAGCAGTATTTCTGAAGCCCTCGATTTGGCCACCATCTTTAAAGCCTCACAAGCTCTCTCCAGTCAAATTCAATTAGAGCAATTACTCACTATCTTCTTACAAGTGATAATGGAAAATGCCGGGGCACAAAAAGCTGCCCTACTTGTACTCCAACAGGACAACTTAATAGTTGAAGCTGTAGCCACCATCAATGAAGGAGTCACCCTACTATCTGTACCATTATCAATTAGCGAAGGCATTCCGATTACACTAGTAAACTTTGTCAAACACAGCTTAAAAACTGTTGTGCTGGATGATGCAACAGCAGAAACTGATTTTATCGCCGATCCATATTTCATTCGGCAACAACCTAAGAGTGTGTTGTGTACGCCGATATTAAACCAGGGTAAAATCATCGGGCTGCTATATCTAGAAAATCCGCTGACAATTGGTGCATTTACGAGCGATCGCACTGAAGTCATCCAATTGCTATGTTCCCAAGCCGCCATCTCTCTAGAAAATGCCCGTCTTTATCAAGAATCTCAGAATTATGCCTATCAACTAGAGCGATCGCTACAAGAACTTGAGCATACCCAACTACAAATGGTGCAAAACGAAAAAATGGCAACCTTGGGCAATTTAGTTGCTGGGGTGGCACATGAAATTAATAATCCCATTGGATTTCTCGAAGGCAGCCTCCACAATGCCGAAGAGTATACTCAAGACTTACTCGCCCATATCCAATTGTTTAAACAATATCATCCTTCTCCAGCGATCGCAGTCATTGAGCATGGCGAAAAAATTGATCTAGAATTTTTGATTGAAGACTTACCAAAGTTAGTAAGTTCGATGAAGGTGGCTTCGGAACGAATTAAAGACATTAGTACCAGTCTCCGCACCTTCTCCAGAGCCGATACAGCCGAAAAAGTTGCTTGTAATCTCCATGAAGGGATTGAGAGTACCCTGTTGATTTTGAAGTATCGCCTCAAAGCTAACGAAAAACGTCCAGCGATCGAAGTTATTACTGAATACGGAAAATTACCACCAGTTAAGTGTTTTTTAGGACAGCTAAATCAAGTATTTATGAACATCCTTGCTAACGCCATTGATGCCTTAGATACTTCCTACGAGGGGCTTTCTTTTACCCAAGCGCAAGCCAATCATCAGCAAATACTGATTCACACTGAAGTATCTAGTGACGAGGGCACGGTAACAATTCGCATCAAAGATAACGGTCAAGGGATGCCAGAGGAGATTAGAGCACGGATCTTTGACCACCTGTTTACAACTAAAGAGGTTGGAAAAGGAACAGGATTAGGATTAGCGATCGCTCGTCAAATTGTCGAAGAAACCCATAATGGGCGGTTGAGTTGCAATTCTATGCTTGGCGAAGGAACAGAATTTGTCATAGAGATTCCAGTGTCTTAA